From the genome of Glycine max cultivar Williams 82 chromosome 2, Glycine_max_v4.0, whole genome shotgun sequence, one region includes:
- the RJ1 gene encoding lysM domain receptor-like kinase 3 isoform X1, whose product MELKKGLLVFFLLLECVCYNVESKCVKGCDVAFASYYVSPDLSLENIARLMESSIEVIISFNEDNISNGYPLSFYRLNIPFPCDCIGGEFLGHVFEYSASAGDTYDSIAKVTYANLTTVELLRRFNGYDQNGIPANARVNVTVNCSCGNSQVSKDYGMFITYPLRPGNNLHDIANEARLDAQLLQRYNPGVNFSKESGTVFIPGRDQHGDYVPLYPRKTGLARGAAVGISIAGICSLLLLVICLYGKYFQKKEGEKTKLPTENSMAFSTQDGTVSGSAEYETSGSSGTASATGLTGIMVAKSMEFSYQELAKATNNFSLENKIGQGGFGAVYYAELRGEKTAIKKMDVQASTEFLCELKVLTHVHHFNLVRLIGYCVEGSLFLVYEYIDNGNLGQYLHGTGKDPLPWSGRVQIALDSARGLEYIHEHTVPVYIHRDVKSANILIDKNIRGKVADFGLTKLIEVGGSTLHTRLVGTFGYMPPEYAQYGDISPKVDVYAFGVVLYELISAKNAVLKTGESVAESKGLVALFEEALNQSNPSESIRKLVDPRLGENYPIDSVLKIAQLGRACTRDNPLLRPSMRSIVVALMTLSSPTEDCDTSYENQTLINLLSVR is encoded by the exons ATGGAACTCAAAAAAGGGTTACTTGTGTTCTTTTTGCTGCTGGAGTGTGTTTGTTACAATGTGGAATCCAAGTGTGTGAAGGGATGTGATGTAGCTTTCGCTTCCTACTATGTCAGTCCGGATTTAAGCTTAGAAAATATAGCGCGGTTGATGGAATCAAGCATTGAAGTTATAATCAGCTTCAATGAAGACAATATATCGAATGGTTATCCGCTATCCTTTTACAGACTCAATATTCCATTCCCCTGTGACTGTATTGGTGGTGAGTTTCTGGGGCATGTGTTTGAGTACTCAGCTTCTGCAGGTGACACCTATGATTCGATTGCGAAAGTGACATACGCCAATCTCACCACCGTTGAGCTTTTGCGGAGGTTCAATGGCTATGATCAAAATGGTATACCTGCAAATGCCAGGGTTAATGTCACGGTCAATTGTTCTTGTGGGAACAGCCAGGTTTCAAAAGATTATGGGATGTTTATTACCTATCCACTCAGGCCTGGGAATAATTTGCATGATATTGCCAATGAGGCTCGTCTTGATGCACAGTTGCTGCAGCGTTACAATCCTGGTGTCAATTTCAGCAAAGAGAGTGGGACTGTTTTCATTCCAGGAAGAG ATCAACATGGAGACTATGTTCCCTTGTACCCGAG AAAAACAG GTCTTGCTAGGGGTGCTGCAGTTGGAATATCTATAGCAGGAATATGCAGTCTTCTATTATTAGTAATTTGCTTATATGGCAAGTACTTCCAGAAGAAGGAAGGAGAGAAAACTAAATTGCCAACAGAAAATTCTATGGCGTTTTCAACTCAAGATGGTACGG TCTCTGGAAGTGCAGAATATGAAACTTCAGGATCCAGTGGGACTGCTAGTGCTACTGGCCTCACAGGCATTATGGTGGCAAAATCAATGGAGTTCTCATATCAAGAACTAGCCAAGGCTACAAATAACTTTAGCTTGGAGAATAAAATTGGTCAAGGTGGATTTGGAGCTGTCTATTATGCAGAACTGAGAGGCGAG AAAACTGCAATTAAGAAGATGGATGTGCAAGCATCGACAGAATTTCTTTGCGAGTTGAAGGTCTTAACTCACGTTCATCACTTTAATCTG GTGCGCTTGATTGGATATTGTGTTGAGGGATCCCTTTTCCTTGTATATGAATATATTGACAATGGAAACTTAGGCCAATATTTGCATGGTACAG GGAAAGATCCTTTGCCATGGTCTGGTCGAGTGCAAATTGCGCTAGATTCAGCAAGAGGCCTTGAATATATTCACGAGCACACTGTGCCTGTGTATATCCATCGTGATGTAAAATCAGCAAATATATTAATAGACAAGAACATCCGTGGAAAG GTTGCAGATTTTGGCTTGACCAAACTTATTGAAGTTGGAGGCTCCACACTTCACACTCGTCTTGTGGGAACATTTGGATACATGCCACCAGA ATATGCTCAATATGGTGACATTTCTCCAAAAGTAGATGTATATGCTTTTGGAGTGGTTCTTTATGAACTTATTTCTGCAAAGAATGCTGTTCTAAAGACAGGTGAATCTGTTGCTGAATCAAAGGGCCTTGTAGCTTTG TTTGAAGAAGCACTTAATCAGAGTAATCCTTCAGAAAGTATTCGCAAACTGGTGGATCCTAGGCTTGGCGAAAACTATCCAATTGATTCAGTTCTCAAG ATTGCTCAACTTGGGAGAGCTTGTACAAGAGATAACCCACTACTACGCCCGAGTATGAGGTCTATAGTTGTTGCTCTCATGACACTTTCATCACCTACTGAGGATTGCGACACTTCCTACGAAAATCAGACTCTCATAAATCTACTGTCTGTGAGATGA
- the LOC100803042 gene encoding lysM domain receptor-like kinase 3 isoform X1 — protein MEHSFRLPVFFLLCASIAFSAESKCSRGCDLALASYYLSQGDLTYVSKLMESEVVSKPEDILSYNTDTITNKDLLPASIRVNVPFPCDCIDEEFLGHTFQYNLTTGDTYLSIATQNYSNLTTAEWLRSFNRYLPANIPDSGTLNVTINCSCGNSEVSKDYGLFITYPLRPEDSLQSIANETGVDRDLLVKYNPGVNFSQGSGLVYIPGKDQNAIYVPLHLSSGGLAGGVIAGISIGVVTGLLLLAFCVYVTYYRRKKVWKKDLLSEESRKNSARVKNVPLSDEASGDSAAEGGTNTIGIRVNKSAEFSYEELANATNNFSLANKIGQGGFGVVYYAELNGEKAAIKKMDIQATREFLAELKVLTHVHHLNLVRLIGYCVEGSLFLVYEYIENGNLGQHLRKSGFNPLPWSTRVQIALDSARGLQYIHEHTVPVYIHRDIKSENILIDKNFGAKVADFGLTKLIDVGSSSLPTVNMKGTFGYMPPEYAYGNVSPKIDVYAFGVVLYELISGKEALSRGGVSGAELKGLVSLFDEVFDQQDTTEGLKKLVDPRLGDNYPIDSVCKMAQLARACTESDPQQRPNMSSVVVTLTALTSTTEDWDIASIIENPTLANLMSGK, from the exons ATGGAACACAGTTTCAGATTACCAGTTTTCTTCTTGTTATGTGCCTCTATAGCGTTCAGTGCAGAATCCAAGTGTAGCAGGGGTTGTGATTTAGCTCTAGCTTCCTACTATCTATCACAAGGTGACTTGACATATGTATCAAAGCTTATGGAATCTGAGGTTGTTTCAAAACCTGAAGATATTCTCAGCTACAACACTGACACCATAACAAACAAAGACCTGTTGCCTGCCTCTATCAGAGTGAACGTTCCATTCCCTTGTGACTGCATTGATGAAGAGTTTCTTGGCCATACTTTTCAATACAACCTTACAACAGGAGACACTTATTTGTCCATTGCCACTCAGAACTACTCTAATTTGACCACTGCTGAGTGGTTGCGGAGCTTCAACAGATATTTACCAGCTAATATTCCTGATAGTGGGACTCTTAATGTCACCATTAACTGTTCCTGTGGGAATAGTGAAGTTTCCAAGGATTATGGATTGTTCATCACGTACCCTCTTAGACCTGAGGATTCTTTGCAGTCGATTGCCAACGAGACTGGCGTTGATCGTGACTTGCTGGTTAAGTACAACCCGGGTGTAAATTTTAGCCAAGGGAGTGGTCTGGTTTATATTCCAGGAAAAG ACCAAAATGCTATCTATGTGCCCCTTCATCTAAG CTCTGGAG GTCTTGCGGGTGGTGTTATTGCTGGAATATCTATTGGAGTAGTAACAGGACTTCTGCTATTGGCATTTTGTGTGTATGTTACATATTACCGAAGAAAGAAGGTATGGAAGAAGGATTTGCTCTCAGAAGAATCCAGGAAGAACTCTGCTAGAGTTAAGAATG TCCCTCTTTCAGATGAAGCCTCTGGTGATTCGGCTGCAGAAGGTGGTACTAACACCATTGGCATTAGGGTGAACAAATCAGCAGAGTTTTCATATGAGGAACTAGCCAATGCCACAAATAACTTCAGTTTGGCTAATAAAATTGGTCAAGGTGGTTTTGGGGTAGTCTATTATGCAGAGCTGAATGGAGAG AAAGCTGCAATAAAAAAGATGGACATACAAGCAACAAGAGAATTTCTTGCGGAATTGAAAGTGTTGACACATGTTCATCACTTGAACCTG GTGCGCTTGATTGGATATTGTGTTGAGGGCTCCCTTTTTCTTGTCTATGAGTACATTGAGAATGGCAACTTAGGACAACATCTACGTAAATCAG GTTTCAATCCTTTGCCATGGTCTACCCGAGTTCAAATTGCTCTGGATTCAGCCAGAGGTCTTCAATACATTCATGAGCATACGGTACCTGTATATATCCATCGTGACATAAAGTCGGAAAACATTTTAATAGACAAAAACTTCGGTGCAAAG GTTGCAGACTTTGGATTAACCaagttgattgatgttggaagtTCATCACTTCCCACTGTTAATATGAAGGGCACATTTGGTTACATGCCACCAGA ATATGCATATGGCAATGTTTCTCCCAAAATAGATGTCTATGCTTTTGGAGTTGTTCTTTATGAACTAATTTCTGGTAAAGAAGCATTGAGCAGAGGTGGTGTCTCTGGTGCTGAACTAAAGGGCCTTGTATCTTTG TTTGATGAAGTATTTGATCAGCAAGATACCACAGAAGGTCTTAAAAAACTGGTGGATCCTAGGCTTGGAGATAACTACCCAATTGATTCAGTTTGCAAG ATGGCACAACTTGCTAGAGCATGCACAGAGAGCGATCCACAACAACGTCCAAATATGAGTTCTGTTGTGGTTACTCTCACAGCACTTACTTCAACTACTGAGGATTGGGATATTGCTTCCATCATTGAAAATCCAACTCTTGCAAATCTAATGTCTGGTAAATAA
- the RJ1 gene encoding lysM domain receptor-like kinase 3 isoform X2, with protein sequence MELKKGLLVFFLLLECVCYNVESKCVKGCDVAFASYYVSPDLSLENIARLMESSIEVIISFNEDNISNGYPLSFYRLNIPFPCDCIGGEFLGHVFEYSASAGDTYDSIAKVTYANLTTVELLRRFNGYDQNGIPANARVNVTVNCSCGNSQVSKDYGMFITYPLRPGNNLHDIANEARLDAQLLQRYNPGVNFSKESGTVFIPGRDQHGDYVPLYPRKTGLARGAAVGISIAGICSLLLLVICLYGKYFQKKEGEKTKLPTENSMAFSTQDVSGSAEYETSGSSGTASATGLTGIMVAKSMEFSYQELAKATNNFSLENKIGQGGFGAVYYAELRGEKTAIKKMDVQASTEFLCELKVLTHVHHFNLVRLIGYCVEGSLFLVYEYIDNGNLGQYLHGTGKDPLPWSGRVQIALDSARGLEYIHEHTVPVYIHRDVKSANILIDKNIRGKVADFGLTKLIEVGGSTLHTRLVGTFGYMPPEYAQYGDISPKVDVYAFGVVLYELISAKNAVLKTGESVAESKGLVALFEEALNQSNPSESIRKLVDPRLGENYPIDSVLKIAQLGRACTRDNPLLRPSMRSIVVALMTLSSPTEDCDTSYENQTLINLLSVR encoded by the exons ATGGAACTCAAAAAAGGGTTACTTGTGTTCTTTTTGCTGCTGGAGTGTGTTTGTTACAATGTGGAATCCAAGTGTGTGAAGGGATGTGATGTAGCTTTCGCTTCCTACTATGTCAGTCCGGATTTAAGCTTAGAAAATATAGCGCGGTTGATGGAATCAAGCATTGAAGTTATAATCAGCTTCAATGAAGACAATATATCGAATGGTTATCCGCTATCCTTTTACAGACTCAATATTCCATTCCCCTGTGACTGTATTGGTGGTGAGTTTCTGGGGCATGTGTTTGAGTACTCAGCTTCTGCAGGTGACACCTATGATTCGATTGCGAAAGTGACATACGCCAATCTCACCACCGTTGAGCTTTTGCGGAGGTTCAATGGCTATGATCAAAATGGTATACCTGCAAATGCCAGGGTTAATGTCACGGTCAATTGTTCTTGTGGGAACAGCCAGGTTTCAAAAGATTATGGGATGTTTATTACCTATCCACTCAGGCCTGGGAATAATTTGCATGATATTGCCAATGAGGCTCGTCTTGATGCACAGTTGCTGCAGCGTTACAATCCTGGTGTCAATTTCAGCAAAGAGAGTGGGACTGTTTTCATTCCAGGAAGAG ATCAACATGGAGACTATGTTCCCTTGTACCCGAG AAAAACAG GTCTTGCTAGGGGTGCTGCAGTTGGAATATCTATAGCAGGAATATGCAGTCTTCTATTATTAGTAATTTGCTTATATGGCAAGTACTTCCAGAAGAAGGAAGGAGAGAAAACTAAATTGCCAACAGAAAATTCTATGGCGTTTTCAACTCAAGATG TCTCTGGAAGTGCAGAATATGAAACTTCAGGATCCAGTGGGACTGCTAGTGCTACTGGCCTCACAGGCATTATGGTGGCAAAATCAATGGAGTTCTCATATCAAGAACTAGCCAAGGCTACAAATAACTTTAGCTTGGAGAATAAAATTGGTCAAGGTGGATTTGGAGCTGTCTATTATGCAGAACTGAGAGGCGAG AAAACTGCAATTAAGAAGATGGATGTGCAAGCATCGACAGAATTTCTTTGCGAGTTGAAGGTCTTAACTCACGTTCATCACTTTAATCTG GTGCGCTTGATTGGATATTGTGTTGAGGGATCCCTTTTCCTTGTATATGAATATATTGACAATGGAAACTTAGGCCAATATTTGCATGGTACAG GGAAAGATCCTTTGCCATGGTCTGGTCGAGTGCAAATTGCGCTAGATTCAGCAAGAGGCCTTGAATATATTCACGAGCACACTGTGCCTGTGTATATCCATCGTGATGTAAAATCAGCAAATATATTAATAGACAAGAACATCCGTGGAAAG GTTGCAGATTTTGGCTTGACCAAACTTATTGAAGTTGGAGGCTCCACACTTCACACTCGTCTTGTGGGAACATTTGGATACATGCCACCAGA ATATGCTCAATATGGTGACATTTCTCCAAAAGTAGATGTATATGCTTTTGGAGTGGTTCTTTATGAACTTATTTCTGCAAAGAATGCTGTTCTAAAGACAGGTGAATCTGTTGCTGAATCAAAGGGCCTTGTAGCTTTG TTTGAAGAAGCACTTAATCAGAGTAATCCTTCAGAAAGTATTCGCAAACTGGTGGATCCTAGGCTTGGCGAAAACTATCCAATTGATTCAGTTCTCAAG ATTGCTCAACTTGGGAGAGCTTGTACAAGAGATAACCCACTACTACGCCCGAGTATGAGGTCTATAGTTGTTGCTCTCATGACACTTTCATCACCTACTGAGGATTGCGACACTTCCTACGAAAATCAGACTCTCATAAATCTACTGTCTGTGAGATGA
- the LOC100803042 gene encoding lysM domain receptor-like kinase 3 isoform X2, whose amino-acid sequence MEHSFRLPVFFLLCASIAFSAESKCSRGCDLALASYYLSQGDLTYVSKLMESEVVSKPEDILSYNTDTITNKDLLPASIRVNVPFPCDCIDEEFLGHTFQYNLTTGDTYLSIATQNYSNLTTAEWLRSFNRYLPANIPDSGTLNVTINCSCGNSEVSKDYGLFITYPLRPEDSLQSIANETGVDRDLLVKYNPGVNFSQGSGLVYIPGKDQNAIYVPLHLSSGGLAGGVIAGISIGVVTGLLLLAFCVYVTYYRRKKVWKKDLLSEESRKNSARVKNDEASGDSAAEGGTNTIGIRVNKSAEFSYEELANATNNFSLANKIGQGGFGVVYYAELNGEKAAIKKMDIQATREFLAELKVLTHVHHLNLVRLIGYCVEGSLFLVYEYIENGNLGQHLRKSGFNPLPWSTRVQIALDSARGLQYIHEHTVPVYIHRDIKSENILIDKNFGAKVADFGLTKLIDVGSSSLPTVNMKGTFGYMPPEYAYGNVSPKIDVYAFGVVLYELISGKEALSRGGVSGAELKGLVSLFDEVFDQQDTTEGLKKLVDPRLGDNYPIDSVCKMAQLARACTESDPQQRPNMSSVVVTLTALTSTTEDWDIASIIENPTLANLMSGK is encoded by the exons ATGGAACACAGTTTCAGATTACCAGTTTTCTTCTTGTTATGTGCCTCTATAGCGTTCAGTGCAGAATCCAAGTGTAGCAGGGGTTGTGATTTAGCTCTAGCTTCCTACTATCTATCACAAGGTGACTTGACATATGTATCAAAGCTTATGGAATCTGAGGTTGTTTCAAAACCTGAAGATATTCTCAGCTACAACACTGACACCATAACAAACAAAGACCTGTTGCCTGCCTCTATCAGAGTGAACGTTCCATTCCCTTGTGACTGCATTGATGAAGAGTTTCTTGGCCATACTTTTCAATACAACCTTACAACAGGAGACACTTATTTGTCCATTGCCACTCAGAACTACTCTAATTTGACCACTGCTGAGTGGTTGCGGAGCTTCAACAGATATTTACCAGCTAATATTCCTGATAGTGGGACTCTTAATGTCACCATTAACTGTTCCTGTGGGAATAGTGAAGTTTCCAAGGATTATGGATTGTTCATCACGTACCCTCTTAGACCTGAGGATTCTTTGCAGTCGATTGCCAACGAGACTGGCGTTGATCGTGACTTGCTGGTTAAGTACAACCCGGGTGTAAATTTTAGCCAAGGGAGTGGTCTGGTTTATATTCCAGGAAAAG ACCAAAATGCTATCTATGTGCCCCTTCATCTAAG CTCTGGAG GTCTTGCGGGTGGTGTTATTGCTGGAATATCTATTGGAGTAGTAACAGGACTTCTGCTATTGGCATTTTGTGTGTATGTTACATATTACCGAAGAAAGAAGGTATGGAAGAAGGATTTGCTCTCAGAAGAATCCAGGAAGAACTCTGCTAGAGTTAAGAATG ATGAAGCCTCTGGTGATTCGGCTGCAGAAGGTGGTACTAACACCATTGGCATTAGGGTGAACAAATCAGCAGAGTTTTCATATGAGGAACTAGCCAATGCCACAAATAACTTCAGTTTGGCTAATAAAATTGGTCAAGGTGGTTTTGGGGTAGTCTATTATGCAGAGCTGAATGGAGAG AAAGCTGCAATAAAAAAGATGGACATACAAGCAACAAGAGAATTTCTTGCGGAATTGAAAGTGTTGACACATGTTCATCACTTGAACCTG GTGCGCTTGATTGGATATTGTGTTGAGGGCTCCCTTTTTCTTGTCTATGAGTACATTGAGAATGGCAACTTAGGACAACATCTACGTAAATCAG GTTTCAATCCTTTGCCATGGTCTACCCGAGTTCAAATTGCTCTGGATTCAGCCAGAGGTCTTCAATACATTCATGAGCATACGGTACCTGTATATATCCATCGTGACATAAAGTCGGAAAACATTTTAATAGACAAAAACTTCGGTGCAAAG GTTGCAGACTTTGGATTAACCaagttgattgatgttggaagtTCATCACTTCCCACTGTTAATATGAAGGGCACATTTGGTTACATGCCACCAGA ATATGCATATGGCAATGTTTCTCCCAAAATAGATGTCTATGCTTTTGGAGTTGTTCTTTATGAACTAATTTCTGGTAAAGAAGCATTGAGCAGAGGTGGTGTCTCTGGTGCTGAACTAAAGGGCCTTGTATCTTTG TTTGATGAAGTATTTGATCAGCAAGATACCACAGAAGGTCTTAAAAAACTGGTGGATCCTAGGCTTGGAGATAACTACCCAATTGATTCAGTTTGCAAG ATGGCACAACTTGCTAGAGCATGCACAGAGAGCGATCCACAACAACGTCCAAATATGAGTTCTGTTGTGGTTACTCTCACAGCACTTACTTCAACTACTGAGGATTGGGATATTGCTTCCATCATTGAAAATCCAACTCTTGCAAATCTAATGTCTGGTAAATAA
- the LOC100777384 gene encoding uncharacterized protein, protein MDFELRRAREKLEKEQRERKERARLKLLKEKKAKEEAQKQKEAIEAVQRSRRIDAAQAQLKADQQMQENLLAGRGIVFYRLLEAFFYEGAGDKIKLPPSCFAELSEQGTFDKGQGPLYFQLSLVHEESTSSIQTTDKEKQGRTTHSGVLEFTADEGSVGLPPHVWNNLFSEGTLKAPLVEVRYVWLPKGTYAKLQPERVGFSDLPNHKAILETCLRQHATLSQGDILTVNYGELAYKLRVLELKPSSSVSVLETDIEVDIVDPDTSSEKTDEHVLMPLVFGMSQIGTVEEGKFVYYKFSVDNVTWEKLSSGNSCVELKLESETDGGDTDLFISRHPLIFPTRHQHEWSSHDIGSKTLILSSKDKNMGAGTYSIGVYGFKGITRYKISVVVQDNFNQNVGQQASSSVSSMELDTEQCRNCKHYIPSRTIALHEAYCSRHNVVCQHAGCGVVLRIEESKNHIHCDRCDQAFQQVELEKHMKVFHEPLHCPCGIILEKEQMVEHQASVCPLRLITCRFCGDMVQAGSSAMDVRDRLRGLSEHESICGSRTAPCDSCGRSVMLKDMDIHQVAVHQKG, encoded by the exons ATGGATTTTGAACTGAGAAGAGCGAGAGAGAAGCTTGAGAAAGAGCAGAGGGAGAGGAAGGAAAGAGCAAGATTGAAGCTTCTGAAGGAAAAGAAGGCCAAAGAAGAGGCTCAGAAGCAAAAAGAAGCCATCGAAGCTGTTCAAAGATCTCGTCGTATTGATGCCGCCCAAGCTCAACTCAAG GCTGACCAACAGATGCAAGAAAACCTACTTGCTGGCAGAGGAATAGTGTTTTACCGACTACTAGAGGCTTTTTTTTATGAAGGTGCTGGAGATAAGATCAAGCTACCTCCTTCTTGCTTTGCAGAACTGTCTGAGCAGGGTACTTTTGACAAGGGACAGGGACCCTTATACTTTCAGTTGTCGTTAGTTCATGAAGAAAGCACTTCAAGCATCCAAACTACTGATAAAGAGAAACAGGGGAGGACCACCCATTCAGGAGTTTTAGAATTCACTGCTGATGAAGGTTCAGTGGGTCTTCCTCCTCATGTATGGAATAATTTGTTTTCTGAAGGCACTCTAAAAGCTCCATTAGTTGAAGTCCGCTATGTTTGGCTTCCAAAAGGGACATATGCAAAACTTCAACCTGAAAGAGTAGGATTTTCCGACTTGCCCAATCATAAGGCTATCCTCGAAACATGTCTTCGGCAGCATGCTACTCTTTCTCAAGGTGACATTTTAACTGTAAACTATGGAGAACTTGCTTACAAATTAAGGGTCCTTGAGTTAAAACCTTCTTCAAGCGTATCTGTTTTAGAAACAGATATTGAAGTTGACATAGTTGATCCTGATACATCTTCAGAAAAGACAGATGAGCATGTTTTAATGCCACTTGTATTCGGAATGTCACAAATTGGAACAGTAGAAGAAGGAAAGTTTGTGTATTACAAATTTTCCGTAGACAATGTAACTTGGGAGAAACTTTCTTCTGGGAATTCTTGTGTTGAGTTAAAATTAGAATCAGAGACAGATGGGGGGGACACTGATCTTTTCATCTCCAGACATCCTCTCATATTTCCTACACGACACCAGCATGAGTGGTCTTCTCATGATATTGGCTCAAAGACTTTGATTCTTAGCTCTAAAGATAAAAACATGGGTGCAGGGACTTACAGCATTGGTGTATATGGCTTCAAGGGAATTACCAGGTATAAAATATCAGTTGTGGTCCAGGATAACTTCAACCAAAATGTTGGTCAGCAAGCATCATCTTCCGTGTCATCTATGGAACTGGACACTGAACAATGTAGGAACTGCAAGCATTATATACCCAGTAGGACTATTGCACTACATGAAGCTTACTGTAGCAGGCACAATGTTGTTTGTCAGCATGCTGGCTGTGGAGTTGTTCTTAGGATTGAGGAGTCCAAGAACCACATTCACTGTGACAGAtgtgatcaggcgttccagcagGTAGAATTAGAAAAGCACATGAAAGTTTTTCATGAGCCACTTCACTGCCCTTGTGGAATAATCCTCGAGAAAGAGCAAATG GTGGAGCATCAAGCTTCAGTTTGTCCCCTGCGTCTTATTACTTGCCGGTTTTGTGGTGATATGGTTCAAGCTGGGAGTTCTGCCATGGATGTCCGTGACAGATTAAGAGGATTGTCTGAACATGAGAGTATTTGCGGTTCTAGGACTGCCCCCTGTGATTCTTGTGGGCGTTCTGTGATGTTGAAGGACATGGACATTCACCAGGTTGCTGTTCATCAAAAAGgctaa
- the LOC100803577 gene encoding UPF0481 protein At3g47200 — translation MEETKWVVQINEELKSDGTSVPEKEQWKRHSIYKIPSRVTALNQKAYKPQAVSFGPYHHGEEHLKDMEYHKHRALIHFLKRCKKPIELIFHCMDQVVDELRGSYNPLDQIWMQDTPRFLQMMILDGCFVLEILRAHDGVPDDYADNDPVFGEHGKLNVVPYIKRDMLMLENQLPLMVLRILIEIETDTTQGDELLIKQILKFFSPGTPETGTNGKCMHVLDVYRKSLIQQGPTKRTRVSKAKRRRLWLSIEEHDDDEIIRSAMELQDAGIRFKKSRTHSLGDISFVYGVLRLPALVVDDTTEYMFLNLIAFERLHAGAGNEITSYIFFMDTIIDSEMDVALLHRNGILVNALGCDRAVAKLFNSLSKDIAVDRQGVLDVVRMSMSNYCKKPWNLWRANLIHTYFRNPWAIVSLVAAIFLFALTIVQTVYTIAQYYQPPTTPSDSSSPFVIPSPRPWFRP, via the exons ATGGAAGAAACGAAGTGGGTGGTCCAAATCAATGAGGAGCTCAAGAGTGATGGTACTTCTGTACCTGAGAAGGAGCAATGGAAGAGACATTCAATTTACAAGATACCCTCACGTGTCACTGCGTTGAACCAAAAGGCCTACAAACCTCAAGCGGTGTCTTTTGGTCCTTATCACCATGGAGAGGAACATCTGAAGGACATGGAATATCACAAACATCGTGCTCTGATTCATTTTCTCAAGAGGTGCAAAAAGCCCATCGAGCTGATATTCCATTGCATGGATCAAGTGGTTGATGAGTTGAGAGGCTCGTACAATCCACTCGATCAAATTTGGATGCAGGACACGCCTAGGTTCCTGCAAATGATGATTCTTGATGGCTGTTTCGTGTTGGAGATTTTACGAGCCCATGATGGTGTGCCTGATGACTATGCTGACAATGATCCTGTCTTTGGTGAACACGGGAAACTCAATGTTGTGCCATATATCAAACGTGATATGCTTATGCTTGAGAATCAATTGCCCTTGATGGTTCTTCGTATATTAATTGAGATTGAAACTGACACAACCCag GGAGATGAGTTGTTGATCAAACAAATCCTCAAGTTCTTCAGCCCAGGCACCCCAGAAACAGGAACCAATGGCAAATGCATGCACGTGTTAGACGTGTACAGAAAAAGCCTGATTCAGCAAGGACCCACAAAGCGAACACGCGTGTCCAAAGCAAAACGAAGAAGATTATGGTTGAGTATTGAGGAACACGACGATGACGAGATCATCCGCTCCGCAATGGAGCTCCAAGATGCCGGAATCCGCTTCAAGAAAAGCCGAACCCACAGCCTCGGCGACATATCGTTCGTCTACGGCGTGCTCCGGCTCCCAGCCCTAGTGGTGGACGACACGACAGAGTACATGTTCCTCAACCTCATCGCCTTCGAGCGCCTCCATGCCGGAGCAGGCAACGAGATCACCTCGTACATCTTCTTCATGGACACCATCATCGACAGCGAGATGGACGTGGCGCTTCTTCATCGGAATGGGATCCTTGTCAATGCCCTAGGGTGCGACAGGGCGGTGGCCAAACTGTTCAATTCATTGTCGAAGGATATCGCCGTGGATCGACAAGGAGTGTTGGATGTGGTGAGGATGAGCATGAGTAACTACTGCAAGAAACCCTGGAACTTGTGGCGCGCTAATCTTATTCATACCTATTTCAGGAACCCTTGGGCTATTGTGTCGCTTGTTGCTGCCATTTTTCTCTTTGCTCTTACTATTGTTCAGACGGTTTACACTATTGCTCAATATTATCAACCCCCAACTACTCCTTCTGATTCGTCCTCACCGTTTGTGATACCTTCTCCAAGACCTTGGTTTCGTCCCTAG